In Vreelandella piezotolerans, one genomic interval encodes:
- a CDS encoding ribose-phosphate pyrophosphokinase has product MSKLMVFTGNANPELAQKIAESLDSRMGNATVGQFSDGEIAVEINENVRGKDVFILQSTCAPTNDNLMELILMVDALRRASATRITAVVPYFGYARQDRRVRSARVPISAKVVADMMVKAGVDRVMTMDLHADQIQGFFDVPVDNVYGSPILLDDIERQNYDDLVVVSPDVGGVVRARAIAKQLNADLAIIDKRRPQANQAQVMHIIGEIEGRTCVVVDDMIDTAGTLCKAGEALKDHGAARVVAYATHPILSGPAVDNITNSVLDEVVVTDTIPLADHARRSGKIRQLSVAGLIAEAIRRVSNEESVSAMFH; this is encoded by the coding sequence GTGTCAAAATTGATGGTTTTCACCGGGAACGCCAATCCCGAACTCGCTCAAAAGATTGCCGAGAGCTTAGACAGCCGGATGGGTAACGCCACGGTGGGTCAATTTAGCGACGGCGAAATCGCGGTCGAGATCAATGAGAACGTGCGTGGTAAGGATGTCTTCATCCTGCAATCCACCTGTGCCCCGACGAACGACAACCTGATGGAACTGATCCTGATGGTCGACGCTCTGCGTCGCGCCTCAGCGACCCGTATTACGGCAGTGGTTCCCTATTTTGGCTATGCCCGCCAGGACCGTCGTGTACGCTCCGCCCGTGTTCCCATCTCCGCCAAAGTCGTGGCGGACATGATGGTGAAAGCAGGCGTCGACCGCGTTATGACCATGGACCTGCACGCTGACCAAATCCAAGGTTTCTTCGACGTTCCGGTCGATAACGTATACGGCTCACCGATCCTGCTGGACGACATTGAGCGTCAGAACTACGACGATCTCGTGGTCGTCTCTCCTGACGTTGGCGGCGTGGTACGCGCCCGTGCCATTGCCAAGCAGCTCAACGCCGATCTGGCGATCATCGACAAGCGTCGCCCCCAGGCTAACCAAGCCCAGGTGATGCACATCATTGGTGAAATCGAAGGCCGCACCTGCGTGGTCGTCGATGACATGATCGACACCGCCGGCACGCTGTGTAAAGCCGGTGAAGCCCTGAAAGACCACGGCGCTGCGCGCGTTGTCGCGTACGCCACGCATCCGATCTTGTCCGGCCCTGCGGTCGACAACATTACCAACTCTGTACTGGACGAGGTTGTCGTGACCGACACCATTCCGCTCGCCGACCACGCGCGTCGCAGCGGAAAAATTCGCCAGTTGAGCGTTGCTGGCCTGATTGCGGAAGCCATTCGCCGCGTCAGCAACGAAGAATCCGTCAGCGCGATGTTTCACTAA
- the ispE gene encoding 4-(cytidine 5'-diphospho)-2-C-methyl-D-erythritol kinase — protein sequence MSATPQTLTLPAPAKLNRMLHIVGRRPDGYHELQTLFQFIDLCDYLSFTLRQDGIIELTTPIAGVAHDDNLIVRAATLLQQASGTHLGATISIEKRLPMGGGLGGGSSNAATALKGLDRLWQLGLGDTHLAELGLALGADVPVFVRGRSAWAEGVGEKLTPVTLDTPWFVVIHPGISVSTPAIFQDSELTRDSLPITMARALQGGVAEWRNDCEATVKKRYPHIAEALDWLAQHAPSRLTGTGACLFAAFESKEAAQTVAELANRRWQAWVARGLNTSPLQDALGC from the coding sequence ATGTCCGCAACACCCCAAACGCTTACCCTACCCGCTCCCGCCAAGCTGAACCGTATGCTGCACATCGTAGGGCGCCGCCCAGATGGCTACCACGAACTGCAGACGCTGTTTCAATTCATCGACCTATGCGACTACCTGAGTTTCACGCTGCGCCAAGATGGCATCATCGAACTGACCACACCGATAGCGGGAGTGGCCCACGATGACAACCTGATCGTACGGGCAGCCACCTTACTGCAGCAGGCCAGCGGCACCCACTTAGGCGCGACGATTTCCATCGAGAAGCGCCTACCAATGGGCGGCGGCTTGGGTGGGGGCAGCTCCAACGCCGCCACCGCACTCAAAGGGCTCGACCGGCTCTGGCAGCTTGGACTGGGCGATACGCACCTGGCCGAGCTCGGTTTGGCGCTGGGTGCCGACGTGCCGGTTTTCGTTCGGGGCCGCAGCGCCTGGGCAGAAGGCGTCGGCGAAAAGTTGACGCCCGTGACTCTCGACACCCCATGGTTCGTGGTCATTCACCCCGGCATTAGCGTCTCGACCCCGGCGATCTTCCAAGACTCGGAATTGACACGCGACAGCCTCCCCATTACTATGGCGCGCGCACTGCAGGGGGGAGTAGCCGAGTGGCGTAATGACTGCGAGGCGACCGTCAAAAAACGCTACCCGCACATCGCGGAAGCACTTGACTGGCTCGCGCAGCATGCACCTAGTCGACTGACGGGCACAGGCGCCTGTTTGTTTGCCGCTTTCGAGTCGAAAGAGGCAGCGCAAACGGTGGCTGAATTGGCTAATCGGCGCTGGCAAGCGTGGGTAGCGCGCGGACTCAACACCTCTCCCCTACAAGATGCTCTGGGCTGCTGA
- the lolB gene encoding lipoprotein insertase outer membrane protein LolB — protein MLTSFLHRAPSSTPSCYRAARLWVAALAIATLAGCASQSPVDESGRQAGQWERQQAEVEAFDTWTLVGKAGLRTPQENTSANLDWNQTPYYFRMLISGPFGGGRSVLEGREGRFSLTTSEGRFEAETPEALMEEQLGWSLPVRAMPDWVRGLPGDHASYQLETDELGFPSFLQQDGWEIDYRDWEQAEGMWLPRRLVMNYGDVRITLVVNQWQASQ, from the coding sequence ATGTTGACCTCTTTTTTGCACCGCGCCCCCTCTAGCACGCCCTCTTGCTACCGCGCTGCACGCTTATGGGTAGCGGCTCTGGCCATCGCCACCCTGGCAGGCTGTGCCAGCCAATCGCCGGTCGATGAGAGCGGCCGCCAAGCAGGGCAATGGGAACGCCAGCAGGCCGAGGTCGAAGCGTTCGACACCTGGACCCTGGTAGGTAAAGCGGGACTGCGTACCCCCCAGGAGAACACCAGCGCCAACCTGGACTGGAACCAAACACCCTACTATTTCCGCATGCTGATCAGCGGTCCCTTCGGCGGTGGCCGTAGCGTACTGGAAGGCCGTGAAGGCCGCTTCTCGCTGACCACCAGCGAAGGCCGTTTCGAAGCCGAAACGCCAGAAGCCTTGATGGAAGAGCAGCTTGGCTGGTCGCTGCCGGTGCGCGCCATGCCCGACTGGGTGCGCGGCCTGCCCGGCGATCACGCCAGCTACCAGCTAGAAACCGACGAGCTGGGTTTTCCGAGCTTCTTGCAGCAGGATGGCTGGGAGATCGATTACCGCGACTGGGAGCAGGCAGAAGGCATGTGGCTGCCGCGCCGTCTAGTGATGAACTATGGCGACGTGCGTATTACCCTGGTCGTCAATCAGTGGCAGGCGTCACAGTAG